One Roseimaritima multifibrata DNA window includes the following coding sequences:
- a CDS encoding dihydrodipicolinate synthase family protein translates to MSSLNRISGILTPNLTPVDSQGRVDDDCLRGYVDWLIERGVDGLYPNGSTGEFIRFTPSERRHIVQVVVDQNRGRVPVLAGAAEANVKETIEACNAYGEMGVRAVAIVAPYYYRLSSEGVYAYFRQIADSVDVDVTLYNIPLFASPIDVETVRRLAMDCPRVIGIKDSSGDLPNMMRMIQSIRPQRSDFSFLTGWDAALVPMLIAGCDGGTNATSGVVPELTRAIYQSVQEGRIEEAMQMQYQLLPLFDAMLGAGEFPEGFRQGARARGWDMGAGRQPKTPQQQAALDGVRSEIERLVSQLSNQPIAGVTADDISTINAIVRRVLEQL, encoded by the coding sequence ATGTCTTCACTGAATCGTATCTCCGGAATTCTGACCCCCAACCTGACCCCTGTCGATTCTCAGGGACGCGTTGACGATGATTGCCTTCGCGGCTACGTCGACTGGTTAATCGAACGAGGCGTCGATGGGTTGTACCCCAACGGCAGTACCGGGGAGTTCATCCGCTTTACTCCTAGCGAGCGTCGCCACATCGTGCAGGTGGTTGTCGATCAAAATCGTGGCCGCGTGCCGGTTTTGGCCGGAGCCGCTGAAGCGAATGTGAAAGAAACGATCGAAGCCTGCAACGCCTATGGCGAGATGGGAGTTCGGGCCGTCGCGATTGTCGCTCCTTACTATTACCGTTTAAGCTCCGAAGGGGTGTACGCCTACTTTCGGCAGATCGCCGATTCGGTCGACGTCGATGTGACTTTGTACAATATCCCGCTCTTCGCATCCCCAATCGATGTGGAAACCGTGCGGCGCTTGGCAATGGATTGTCCACGCGTGATCGGGATCAAAGATAGTTCAGGCGACCTGCCGAACATGATGCGGATGATTCAATCGATCCGCCCACAACGAAGTGATTTCTCGTTCTTGACTGGCTGGGACGCCGCGTTGGTTCCGATGCTGATCGCCGGTTGTGATGGTGGCACCAACGCGACCAGTGGCGTTGTCCCCGAACTGACGCGAGCCATCTATCAATCGGTTCAAGAGGGGCGTATCGAAGAAGCGATGCAGATGCAGTATCAACTGCTGCCTCTGTTTGACGCGATGTTAGGTGCCGGCGAATTTCCCGAAGGGTTCCGCCAAGGGGCACGTGCCCGTGGTTGGGACATGGGAGCGGGGCGCCAGCCCAAAACGCCACAACAGCAGGCTGCACTTGACGGAGTCCGAAGCGAAATCGAACGTCTGGTCAGTCAGCTGTCTAACCAGCCGATCGCGGGAGTCACCGCGGACGATATCAGCACGATCAACGCGATTGTGCGCCGAGTCTTAGAACAGCTGTAA
- a CDS encoding sodium-translocating pyrophosphatase → MVWLAAVAASLLALAWAFRFYRQMMEADEGTELMKEIATHVREGADAYLSQQNRLVTITFLVLAVLLGIASYYLHLLNGFVPIAFLTGGLFSGLCGWFGMKTATQASSRTAAAARVSLNQGLQVAFRSGAVMGLTVVGMGLLYVTIWFAILYWAWPALMGAERAYSLEQISVAMLSFGMGASAQALFARVGGGIFTKAADVGADLVGKVEESMNEDSPNNPATIADNVGDNVGDVAGMGADLYESYCGSILAAAALGVAAFAAPQMVPEGMEGTEAQLATMMLPLAIAAAGIIASIIGIYAVRTGEDASQKSLLKALSRGINLAAVLMILMAMGLVYWLMPLVPGTEYFGGLSGVAFSVIVGLAAGWLIGKWTEYVTSDEYKPTQRLAKQAETGPATIIIGGIADGMMSVWVPVIVVCVAMTASFGFATGGQFGDISLFSLGLYGVGIAAVGMLSTLGITLATDAYGPIADNAGGNAEMARLEETVRARTDALDSLGNTTAATGKGFAIGSAALTALALLAAYVEGVRDGFERWGVAAVQTIDTDGFYKLSPGFMVHRDGDNATGYLVQPMIARDPLLTESWRDVSFSDGPAKLSEGVIAAGENGQFHFAVNGDALLPVASATLQEFTYFYDTTLMNPKVLIGLFLGAMATFVFCAMTMKAVGNAAEKMVVEVRRQLTENPKIKTGEAKPDYKRPIQISTSEAQRQMLMPSLLGLALPVFVGLLLGVGGVLGLLAGCLTSGFCVAIFMANAGGSWDNAKKYYESGHLGGKGSPGHKAAVVGDTVGDPFKDTSGPSLNILIKLMSMVSVVVAGLVVRYSLHSLGLF, encoded by the coding sequence ATGGTTTGGCTGGCAGCAGTGGCAGCGTCGCTTTTGGCGCTTGCATGGGCATTTCGGTTTTATCGGCAGATGATGGAGGCCGATGAGGGTACGGAGCTAATGAAGGAGATCGCGACGCATGTTCGCGAGGGAGCGGATGCCTATCTGAGTCAACAGAATCGGTTGGTGACGATCACGTTCTTGGTGTTGGCGGTACTGCTGGGAATCGCGTCCTATTATCTGCATTTGTTAAATGGATTTGTCCCCATCGCCTTCTTAACCGGAGGTCTCTTCTCGGGACTGTGTGGTTGGTTTGGAATGAAAACCGCCACTCAGGCAAGTAGCCGCACCGCTGCGGCAGCTCGTGTTTCTTTGAACCAAGGATTGCAGGTCGCCTTTCGAAGTGGGGCCGTGATGGGGTTAACGGTTGTCGGAATGGGGTTGCTGTATGTCACGATCTGGTTTGCCATTTTGTATTGGGCATGGCCAGCATTGATGGGAGCTGAACGAGCTTACAGCCTGGAACAGATTTCGGTGGCGATGCTTTCCTTCGGGATGGGAGCCAGTGCACAGGCGCTGTTTGCGCGCGTCGGCGGTGGGATCTTCACCAAGGCGGCCGACGTGGGGGCCGACTTGGTTGGCAAGGTCGAAGAAAGTATGAATGAAGATTCACCCAACAATCCGGCAACGATCGCTGACAACGTGGGCGACAATGTGGGCGACGTGGCAGGGATGGGCGCCGACTTATACGAATCCTATTGCGGATCCATCTTGGCGGCAGCCGCCCTGGGTGTAGCGGCCTTTGCCGCGCCGCAAATGGTCCCCGAAGGGATGGAGGGGACGGAGGCGCAGTTGGCAACGATGATGTTGCCGCTGGCGATTGCCGCCGCGGGAATCATCGCATCCATCATTGGTATCTATGCGGTACGTACCGGTGAGGACGCGTCGCAAAAATCGCTTCTCAAAGCTCTCTCGCGAGGAATCAACCTCGCCGCCGTTTTGATGATACTGATGGCGATGGGGTTGGTTTACTGGTTGATGCCTCTGGTTCCTGGGACCGAGTATTTTGGCGGGCTTTCCGGCGTCGCATTCAGTGTGATTGTCGGGCTGGCGGCCGGTTGGTTGATCGGGAAATGGACGGAGTATGTCACCAGTGACGAGTACAAACCAACGCAACGGTTGGCTAAACAGGCGGAAACCGGGCCTGCGACAATTATCATCGGTGGGATCGCCGATGGGATGATGAGCGTGTGGGTGCCGGTGATTGTTGTGTGCGTCGCAATGACCGCATCCTTTGGTTTTGCCACCGGGGGGCAGTTCGGGGATATCTCGCTTTTCTCCTTGGGATTGTATGGCGTTGGGATCGCGGCGGTCGGAATGTTAAGCACGTTGGGAATTACGTTGGCAACCGATGCTTATGGGCCGATTGCCGATAACGCTGGCGGGAATGCTGAAATGGCTCGGCTGGAAGAGACCGTGCGGGCCCGAACCGATGCCCTGGATTCCCTTGGCAATACGACGGCTGCGACAGGAAAAGGTTTCGCAATTGGTTCCGCAGCTTTGACGGCACTCGCCCTGCTGGCCGCTTATGTCGAAGGGGTGCGTGATGGTTTTGAACGCTGGGGCGTTGCCGCGGTGCAGACCATCGATACCGATGGGTTTTATAAATTGTCCCCCGGATTTATGGTGCACCGTGATGGGGATAACGCGACCGGGTATCTGGTCCAACCGATGATCGCTAGAGACCCATTGCTAACGGAATCTTGGAGGGATGTTTCTTTCTCCGACGGTCCCGCTAAGTTGAGCGAAGGAGTGATCGCCGCTGGGGAAAACGGCCAATTTCACTTTGCGGTCAACGGGGATGCCTTGCTTCCTGTCGCATCGGCAACGCTGCAGGAATTTACCTATTTCTATGACACCACGTTGATGAACCCCAAAGTCCTGATCGGTTTGTTTCTAGGGGCAATGGCAACGTTTGTGTTCTGTGCGATGACCATGAAAGCGGTCGGCAATGCAGCGGAGAAAATGGTGGTCGAGGTCCGTAGGCAGTTGACGGAAAACCCCAAAATCAAAACAGGGGAAGCCAAACCGGATTACAAGCGACCCATCCAAATCAGTACGTCGGAGGCTCAGCGGCAAATGCTGATGCCCAGCCTGTTAGGGCTGGCACTGCCGGTTTTTGTCGGACTGTTGTTGGGCGTTGGAGGCGTTCTGGGATTGTTGGCTGGTTGTTTAACGTCAGGGTTTTGCGTCGCTATCTTCATGGCAAATGCTGGTGGGTCTTGGGACAACGCAAAGAAGTATTACGAAAGTGGGCACCTAGGCGGCAAAGGAAGCCCGGGGCATAAAGCGGCCGTGGTTGGCGATACGGTCGGCGACCCCTTCAAAGATACCAGCGGCCCAAGCCTAAACATCCTGATCAAATTGATGAGCATGGTTAGCGTGGTAGTTGCCGGCTTGGTCGTTCGCTACAGCTTGCACAGCCTTGGTTTGTTTTGA
- a CDS encoding 3-keto-disaccharide hydrolase encodes MTCIVKPSLRMLGLLAVIIPCSLSAEDASSTGVKAFIDSTGPGWVSLGEKDFVRVNGDPDTLVWEGKLAKSTGVPIGVTRSAKQYKNFEFVIEWRHLKAAGNSGVFAWVPESVLVDLPPGKLPRGGIEIQMLDHGYKTQYEKRSGKPGDWFSTNGDIFAVGTSTMKPFPPLSPSGSRSFPSKELSKGTPEWNHYYVRAINGEVRLWVNGEEVSGGNECNPAEGYLCLEAEGAPIEFRNLRIRELP; translated from the coding sequence ATGACTTGTATCGTAAAACCGTCGTTACGGATGCTCGGCTTACTAGCCGTCATCATCCCATGCAGCCTGAGCGCCGAAGACGCCTCAAGCACAGGCGTCAAAGCATTCATCGATTCAACCGGCCCCGGCTGGGTATCGCTGGGGGAAAAGGACTTTGTCCGCGTCAATGGCGACCCCGACACCTTGGTGTGGGAAGGAAAGCTTGCCAAATCGACCGGAGTCCCTATCGGCGTGACGCGGTCCGCCAAACAATACAAGAACTTTGAATTTGTGATCGAATGGCGACACCTAAAAGCGGCGGGCAATTCGGGCGTTTTTGCCTGGGTTCCCGAATCGGTTCTGGTCGACCTTCCACCGGGGAAACTTCCACGCGGCGGGATCGAAATCCAGATGTTGGACCATGGTTACAAAACGCAGTATGAAAAGAGAAGTGGAAAACCAGGTGACTGGTTTTCCACCAATGGAGACATCTTTGCGGTCGGAACATCGACCATGAAACCATTCCCACCTCTTTCGCCCAGCGGTTCGCGCAGTTTCCCATCGAAGGAACTAAGCAAAGGGACACCTGAATGGAACCATTACTACGTACGGGCCATCAATGGTGAGGTCCGGCTGTGGGTGAACGGCGAAGAGGTCTCCGGTGGCAACGAATGTAATCCTGCCGAGGGCTACCTTTGCTTGGAAGCAGAAGGCGCCCCGATAGAATTCCGCAATTTGCGAATTCGCGAACTGCCGTAA
- a CDS encoding FkbM family methyltransferase yields MKAKEILFLLGMKPRARKFGYEFRSFYSPVFGEIKYAQWMHPKTYKMECNERELSRLSELVQPGDVVIDVGAHAGDSTLPLALACGTDGCVLAFEPNTFVYPVLEANSKLNTDKTNIIPLNVAATEEDCELEFEYSDPGFCNGGRHKGISRWRHGHAFNQKVQGRNLDRLLEQDHSECRGRVSYIKTDAEGYDLSVLKSLEGTIKECRPYVQSEIYKLMAPEERHGVVDLMHSLDYRITFHDPAVAGFGDGQEIGHDNIESWPNYDVFCQPLAA; encoded by the coding sequence ATGAAGGCAAAAGAGATTCTGTTTTTATTGGGAATGAAACCTCGAGCTAGGAAATTTGGCTATGAGTTTCGTTCGTTCTATTCACCGGTGTTCGGGGAAATCAAATACGCGCAGTGGATGCATCCCAAAACCTACAAAATGGAGTGCAATGAGCGGGAATTGTCGCGGCTGTCGGAGCTGGTGCAGCCTGGAGACGTTGTGATCGATGTCGGCGCCCATGCTGGCGATTCGACTTTGCCGCTTGCCCTAGCATGTGGCACTGATGGGTGTGTGCTGGCGTTTGAGCCAAACACTTTCGTCTACCCGGTTCTGGAAGCCAATTCAAAACTAAATACAGATAAGACCAATATCATCCCTCTGAATGTTGCTGCGACCGAAGAGGACTGCGAACTGGAATTCGAATATTCGGATCCAGGATTTTGTAATGGCGGTCGCCATAAAGGAATCAGTCGTTGGCGGCATGGGCACGCCTTCAATCAGAAGGTCCAGGGACGGAACCTGGATCGGTTGCTGGAACAGGACCACAGCGAATGTCGGGGACGGGTTTCGTACATCAAAACGGATGCGGAAGGATATGACCTGTCCGTGCTGAAGTCGTTGGAGGGAACGATCAAAGAGTGTCGTCCCTACGTTCAGTCTGAAATTTACAAACTGATGGCTCCGGAGGAACGTCATGGGGTTGTTGATCTGATGCATTCATTAGACTACCGCATCACGTTCCATGATCCTGCCGTGGCAGGTTTTGGTGACGGCCAGGAAATCGGGCACGATAACATCGAATCCTGGCCAAATTATGATGTTTTCTGCCAGCCATTAGCGGCTTAG
- a CDS encoding DUF1559 family PulG-like putative transporter, with translation MRRLYYQKPGFTLVELLVVIAIIGILVGLLLPAVQATREAARRMQCSNNLKQIGLAMHNYEGVHKIMPPALFAADTQRWEPGGEDDDGFGWLVALLPFMEQQNLYETLNVNGHYGTLGNQGIRDQLYPGVPAGTVIPGGDTVVSGYRCPSSILPDFVPNSWTIPGSNIVGGSAVPNSFPMSTGYATTDYKAGGGSCYGDYGAMHKISEGGGARFADMTDGLSNTVLSGESSYVTSTTSSSSRQSTPPTAFRDWPTWIGSFGSGQDETVRINGRTNSPINAQTSPGKMYFAINDDNAFSFHPSGAQFVFADGSVHFLSENISMSTYCNLHDRRDGNVLGAWD, from the coding sequence ATGCGTCGTCTTTATTACCAGAAGCCAGGTTTTACCCTTGTTGAATTGCTGGTGGTCATTGCCATTATCGGGATCTTAGTAGGGTTGCTTCTTCCAGCGGTCCAGGCCACCCGCGAAGCGGCGCGAAGGATGCAATGTTCTAACAATCTAAAACAAATTGGGTTGGCAATGCACAACTACGAAGGAGTCCACAAGATCATGCCGCCAGCCCTGTTTGCAGCCGACACCCAAAGATGGGAACCGGGGGGGGAAGATGATGACGGGTTCGGCTGGCTAGTCGCTTTGCTTCCGTTTATGGAACAGCAGAACCTCTATGAAACGCTGAACGTCAATGGACACTATGGGACGCTTGGAAACCAAGGCATCCGTGATCAGCTGTATCCCGGCGTGCCAGCTGGAACAGTGATCCCTGGAGGGGACACTGTGGTGTCCGGATATCGATGTCCCTCCTCGATTCTTCCTGATTTTGTCCCAAACAGTTGGACCATCCCAGGCAGTAATATCGTCGGTGGAAGCGCGGTCCCTAATTCCTTCCCAATGTCGACCGGTTATGCGACCACGGATTACAAGGCGGGCGGTGGCAGCTGCTATGGCGACTACGGAGCAATGCACAAGATAAGCGAGGGGGGTGGAGCTCGCTTTGCAGATATGACGGATGGACTAAGCAACACGGTTCTCTCTGGCGAATCTTCGTACGTAACGTCGACAACCTCCAGCTCCAGCCGCCAATCGACTCCACCAACAGCCTTCCGTGACTGGCCGACGTGGATCGGTTCCTTTGGTAGCGGGCAGGACGAAACGGTTCGCATTAACGGGCGGACCAACAGTCCCATCAATGCCCAAACCAGTCCTGGCAAGATGTATTTTGCAATCAACGATGACAATGCCTTCAGCTTTCACCCAAGTGGGGCTCAATTTGTTTTCGCAGATGGGTCGGTCCATTTCCTCAGCGAGAACATTTCCATGAGCACTTACTGCAACTTGCATGACCGTCGCGATGGCAATGTCCTAGGAGCTTGGGATTGA
- a CDS encoding HTTM domain-containing protein, translated as MKPQPASNCSTWRNFLVACFRPVDAASAILFRILFAALAAGWAWNYLASGRVTQLYVDPQFHFTYAGFQWVHPWSGDGMYLHFIALMGLAMMILTGCFYRVACLLFALGFTYVFLLERTNYQNHYYLILLLSWTLPWLPLNRMLSVDAYRRPQIASQSIPAWALLALRFHIALPYLFGGIAKWTSDWMLGQPMEMFLSTKADLPVIGTWLAIPGVGIWMSWCGMFFDLAIVPGLLFSRTRKYAFLLCIGFHLTNAVLFSIHIFPWLMIAGSTIFFRPDWPRRFLSAEPVTLSQKSTWRGSTGQWVALGLVIIYAGFQVIWPLRSRIHSEPTSWTERGHLFSWRMMLRAKEVGIGFALRDPATEAVVNVDHMQFLSTEQSEKFARDPNLILQMAHFIADKFEQEMRRRPQIYAFALVSLNGRKPQLMIDPNTDLASLQRNTSIGPEGFVTLHEPLRSPAWDIPIDQWRNHVDLPEIKFLQRMSNISPTVNLAGTHSLQTIEKD; from the coding sequence ATGAAGCCCCAACCAGCCTCGAACTGTTCGACATGGCGGAATTTCCTTGTCGCTTGCTTTCGTCCGGTCGACGCAGCAAGTGCGATCCTATTTCGAATCCTGTTTGCGGCCTTGGCGGCCGGATGGGCGTGGAACTATCTCGCATCGGGCCGTGTCACTCAACTGTACGTCGATCCTCAATTTCACTTCACCTACGCAGGTTTTCAGTGGGTCCACCCCTGGAGCGGCGATGGCATGTATCTCCATTTCATCGCCTTGATGGGGCTTGCGATGATGATACTGACCGGCTGTTTTTATCGAGTGGCTTGCCTGCTTTTTGCGTTGGGATTTACCTATGTCTTTCTGCTAGAAAGAACGAACTATCAAAACCACTATTATCTGATTCTATTGCTCAGCTGGACGCTCCCCTGGTTGCCGCTGAATCGCATGCTTTCGGTCGATGCGTACCGACGCCCCCAAATTGCATCGCAATCGATCCCTGCCTGGGCCCTGCTCGCACTCCGCTTTCACATTGCCTTGCCCTACCTATTCGGCGGGATTGCAAAATGGACTTCGGACTGGATGCTTGGCCAGCCAATGGAAATGTTCCTCAGCACCAAAGCAGACCTTCCCGTTATCGGAACCTGGCTTGCCATCCCCGGCGTCGGAATATGGATGTCGTGGTGCGGAATGTTTTTTGATCTTGCCATCGTACCGGGCCTCCTGTTTTCCCGAACCCGTAAATACGCATTCCTGCTGTGCATCGGTTTCCATTTAACAAACGCAGTCTTATTCTCGATCCACATCTTTCCTTGGCTAATGATTGCAGGGAGCACAATCTTTTTTCGACCTGATTGGCCACGTCGTTTTCTTTCAGCCGAACCGGTTACTCTTTCACAAAAGTCAACGTGGCGCGGATCGACGGGCCAATGGGTGGCACTGGGGCTGGTTATTATCTATGCGGGCTTTCAAGTCATCTGGCCTCTGCGCAGCCGAATACATTCGGAACCAACCAGTTGGACCGAACGAGGGCATCTCTTTTCCTGGCGGATGATGCTCCGCGCAAAAGAGGTTGGTATTGGGTTCGCTCTCCGCGATCCCGCCACGGAAGCAGTAGTCAATGTCGACCACATGCAATTCCTGAGCACCGAGCAGTCCGAAAAATTTGCCCGCGACCCTAACCTGATCCTGCAAATGGCTCACTTTATCGCTGACAAATTCGAACAAGAGATGCGCAGACGCCCCCAGATCTACGCATTCGCACTGGTTTCCTTGAATGGCCGCAAACCGCAGTTAATGATTGATCCCAACACCGATCTTGCCTCCCTGCAACGAAACACAAGCATCGGCCCGGAAGGATTCGTGACGTTGCACGAACCACTACGCTCTCCGGCTTGGGATATCCCAATCGACCAGTGGCGAAACCATGTGGATCTTCCCGAGATCAAATTTCTTCAACGCATGTCCAACATATCCCCAACGGTAAACTTGGCCGGCACTCACTCTCTTCAGACTATCGAAAAGGACTAA
- a CDS encoding purple acid phosphatase family protein yields the protein MHSLFVSIRQLVVISFLLLTTTVTAHEGDHSHVSVVQPAEIYRPTAMPDRIVLCWNNDPRTTQAVNWRTSQVVKKGFAEIAPAEAGPNFPEHAKQVVATTESLTTDINQAHFHSVSFTDLTPGRRYAYRVGDGANWSEWFHFSTASATPEPFSFIYFGDAQNNIRSMWSRVLREAQRDAPKAAFFLHAGDLVNRAEMDGEWGEWFGAGDWLNAMIPSIAVPGNHEQAKKDDGTRRLSNHWKPSFTFPENGPTGLEETCYTLVYQNMRIIALNSNERQAEQTEWLRKVLKENQAEWVVCTFHHPIYSTGKDRDNPELRALWKPLFDEYKVDLVLQGHDHTYGRTGLDVPETIANVPTGIQAVEQKHGTVYVVSVSGPKMYNNNRLPFMKRLGEDTQLYQIIHIDGPSLRFEARTAIGELYDAFELRKQENGPNQLIERTPEVSENLRPITQ from the coding sequence ATGCATTCTCTATTCGTATCGATACGGCAACTTGTCGTCATTTCGTTTTTACTCCTTACCACAACCGTCACGGCACACGAGGGAGACCACTCACATGTTTCGGTGGTCCAACCTGCTGAAATCTATCGCCCTACGGCCATGCCCGATCGCATTGTGCTGTGCTGGAACAATGATCCACGAACAACCCAAGCGGTGAATTGGCGAACCTCTCAGGTTGTCAAAAAGGGGTTCGCAGAAATCGCCCCTGCCGAAGCGGGGCCAAACTTTCCCGAGCACGCGAAGCAGGTCGTTGCAACGACGGAATCATTGACAACCGACATCAATCAAGCTCATTTCCACAGCGTCTCGTTTACGGACCTCACCCCCGGCAGACGATACGCCTACCGCGTGGGCGACGGAGCCAATTGGAGTGAATGGTTTCATTTCAGCACGGCATCTGCCACGCCCGAACCGTTCTCCTTCATCTATTTCGGCGATGCCCAAAACAACATTCGCTCGATGTGGTCGCGTGTTCTCCGAGAGGCCCAACGCGACGCCCCCAAGGCAGCGTTTTTCCTGCATGCTGGCGACCTGGTAAACCGAGCGGAAATGGATGGCGAATGGGGCGAGTGGTTTGGAGCCGGAGACTGGCTAAACGCGATGATCCCCAGCATTGCTGTCCCAGGAAATCATGAACAAGCCAAAAAAGATGACGGGACACGGAGGCTATCCAATCACTGGAAACCAAGTTTCACCTTCCCCGAAAACGGCCCCACAGGTCTTGAAGAAACCTGCTACACACTGGTCTATCAAAACATGCGCATCATTGCTCTAAACAGCAACGAACGACAAGCAGAACAAACAGAATGGCTGAGAAAGGTCCTGAAGGAAAACCAGGCCGAATGGGTTGTCTGTACCTTTCACCATCCGATCTACTCCACTGGAAAAGACCGCGACAACCCAGAACTACGTGCCCTCTGGAAACCACTCTTCGATGAATACAAGGTCGATCTAGTCCTGCAAGGGCATGACCACACGTACGGACGAACGGGGCTGGATGTTCCGGAAACCATTGCAAATGTCCCCACCGGAATCCAAGCAGTCGAGCAAAAACATGGCACCGTTTACGTCGTTTCGGTCAGCGGCCCCAAAATGTACAACAACAATCGCTTGCCCTTCATGAAGCGACTAGGTGAGGACACTCAGCTGTACCAAATCATTCATATCGACGGCCCCAGCCTCCGTTTCGAAGCCCGCACGGCGATCGGCGAACTGTACGATGCTTTCGAATTAAGAAAGCAAGAGAACGGCCCCAACCAACTGATTGAACGGACTCCTGAAGTCTCCGAAAACCTTCGCCCGATTACCCAATAG
- a CDS encoding histidine triad nucleotide-binding protein: protein MSETIFSKIIRREIPADILYEDDQCLAFRDIDPKAPTHVLIIPKEPIASLAELQEEHQQLAGHLLLTAARLAEELGLDRGYRLITNCGEEGGQSVDHLHFHLMGGRPLSWPPG, encoded by the coding sequence ATGTCTGAAACCATTTTCAGTAAAATCATTCGCCGTGAAATCCCTGCAGACATTCTTTACGAAGATGATCAATGCCTGGCCTTTCGCGATATTGATCCCAAGGCTCCGACGCACGTCCTGATCATTCCCAAGGAACCGATCGCATCGCTAGCCGAATTGCAGGAAGAACACCAGCAATTGGCCGGCCATCTGTTGCTAACAGCTGCCCGGTTGGCGGAAGAACTGGGATTGGATCGAGGCTACCGATTGATCACTAACTGCGGAGAAGAGGGAGGCCAATCGGTCGACCATCTGCACTTCCACCTAATGGGCGGTCGTCCGCTCAGCTGGCCACCCGGTTGA
- the uppS gene encoding polyprenyl diphosphate synthase, with product MTHVEHSRCTAEQLGLPSEAIPKHIAIIMDGNGRWAERQGKPRIEGHRHGVKTVRMVSETCTSLNIEAVTLYCLSSENWKRPPAELEFLMHLLEQYLIEERRLLMEQGLRLKVIGRRDRLPASVLKEMDKTLQMCAENQGTQLVLAIDYGGRDELTRSVQKLGRQIAAGELEPDAITEETIQQALDTAGLPDPDLLIRTGGDMRISNYLLWQISYAEIWVTERCWPEFTQDNFLQSIREFATRQRRFGGLL from the coding sequence ATGACACACGTAGAACATTCCCGTTGTACGGCTGAGCAACTTGGTTTGCCGTCTGAAGCGATTCCAAAACACATTGCCATCATTATGGATGGCAATGGTCGCTGGGCGGAACGCCAAGGAAAACCAAGGATTGAGGGACATCGACACGGCGTTAAAACCGTGCGGATGGTCAGCGAAACTTGCACAAGCTTGAATATCGAAGCGGTCACTTTGTACTGCTTGTCCAGTGAAAACTGGAAGCGACCCCCGGCAGAATTAGAATTTCTGATGCACCTGCTGGAGCAGTATCTGATTGAAGAACGCCGCCTGCTGATGGAGCAGGGCCTGCGTTTGAAGGTCATCGGGCGCAGAGATCGTTTGCCCGCGTCGGTCCTAAAGGAAATGGACAAGACGCTGCAAATGTGTGCCGAGAACCAAGGGACTCAGCTGGTTTTGGCGATCGATTATGGCGGCCGAGACGAATTGACTCGGTCCGTTCAAAAATTGGGACGCCAGATCGCCGCCGGGGAATTAGAACCCGACGCGATCACCGAAGAAACCATCCAGCAAGCCCTCGATACGGCCGGTTTGCCCGATCCCGATTTGCTGATTCGCACCGGTGGTGATATGCGAATCAGTAACTATTTGCTTTGGCAGATCAGTTACGCCGAAATTTGGGTCACCGAACGCTGTTGGCCTGAATTCACGCAGGATAATTTCTTGCAGTCCATTCGCGAATTTGCCACACGACAACGCCGGTTTGGCGGTTTGCTGTAA